In Rhodococcus rhodochrous, a single genomic region encodes these proteins:
- the katG gene encoding catalase/peroxidase HPI, with the protein MSESENPAIPTPEPSPHRPRTNQDWWPDQLDLTVLHQHSPLSNPMEPDFDYSKEVESLDVEALRQDLIDLMTDSQDWWPADFGHYGGLFIRMSWHSAGTYRIADGRGGGGKGAQRFAPLNSWPDNVSLDKARRLLWPIKQKYGRKLSWADLLVFAGNCAYESMGFKTFGFAFGREDIWEPDEVFWGPEDTWLGDERYAGERELQGPLGAVQMGLIYVNPEGPNGNPEILASGRDIRETFARMAMNDVETAALIVGGHTVGKTHGAAPADNLGPEPEGAPIEQQGLGWKNSYGTGVGGDTITSGLEVTWTPTPTKWDNSFLETLYAYEWEKTKSPAGAWQWTPKGGAGADTVPDAHDPTKKHAPGMLTSDLALRYDPVYGEITRRWLDHPEELEQEFAKAWFKLLHRDMGPISRYRGPWIPEPQIWQDPVPEVDHELIDDSDAASLKAKILDSGATIPQLVATAWASAASFRGTDKRGGANGARVRLEPQKNWEANEPEQLAQVLQILEGIQQDFNGSGGNKKVSLADLIVLAGNAAVEKAAKDAGHDITVPFSPGRTDATQEWTDVESFEVLEPKHDGFRNYLRGGEKLPPEKLFLERANLLTLTAPETTVLVGGLRALGANHGGSKHGVFTDRPQTLTNDFFVNLLDMGTEWKVSQNQEGVYEGRARGSDQVKYTATAVDLVFGHNSQLRALAEVYATDDAGPKFVRDFVAAWTKVMNLDRFDLKK; encoded by the coding sequence GTGTCCGAAAGCGAAAACCCGGCAATCCCCACCCCCGAGCCGTCACCGCACCGGCCCAGGACCAATCAGGACTGGTGGCCGGACCAGCTGGATCTGACGGTCCTGCACCAGCATTCACCGCTGTCCAATCCGATGGAACCCGACTTCGACTATTCGAAGGAAGTCGAATCCCTCGACGTCGAGGCGCTCCGTCAGGATCTGATCGACCTGATGACGGATTCCCAGGATTGGTGGCCGGCCGACTTCGGCCACTACGGGGGGCTGTTCATCCGCATGAGCTGGCACTCGGCCGGCACCTACCGCATCGCCGACGGCCGCGGTGGCGGCGGCAAGGGTGCGCAGCGGTTCGCGCCGCTCAACAGCTGGCCCGACAACGTCAGCCTCGACAAGGCCCGTCGTCTCCTGTGGCCGATCAAGCAGAAGTACGGCCGCAAGCTCTCGTGGGCAGACCTGCTGGTCTTCGCCGGCAACTGCGCCTACGAGTCGATGGGTTTCAAGACGTTCGGCTTCGCGTTCGGCCGCGAGGACATCTGGGAGCCCGACGAGGTCTTCTGGGGCCCGGAGGACACCTGGCTCGGCGACGAACGCTACGCCGGTGAGCGTGAGCTCCAGGGCCCCCTGGGTGCCGTGCAGATGGGTCTGATCTACGTCAATCCCGAAGGCCCGAACGGTAACCCGGAGATCCTGGCGTCCGGACGCGACATCCGTGAGACGTTCGCCCGGATGGCGATGAACGACGTCGAGACGGCCGCGCTGATCGTCGGCGGTCACACCGTCGGCAAGACTCACGGTGCCGCCCCGGCCGACAACCTCGGGCCCGAACCCGAGGGTGCCCCGATCGAACAGCAGGGTCTCGGCTGGAAGAACTCGTACGGCACCGGTGTCGGTGGCGACACGATCACCAGCGGTCTCGAGGTCACCTGGACGCCGACGCCGACCAAGTGGGACAACAGCTTCCTCGAGACGCTGTACGCCTACGAGTGGGAGAAGACCAAGAGCCCCGCCGGTGCGTGGCAGTGGACGCCGAAGGGCGGCGCCGGCGCGGACACCGTGCCCGACGCCCACGACCCGACGAAGAAGCACGCGCCGGGCATGCTCACCAGCGACCTCGCGCTGCGCTACGACCCCGTCTACGGCGAGATCACCCGACGCTGGCTCGACCATCCCGAGGAACTCGAGCAGGAGTTCGCCAAGGCGTGGTTCAAGCTGCTGCACCGCGACATGGGTCCGATCTCGCGGTACCGCGGACCGTGGATCCCGGAACCGCAGATCTGGCAGGACCCGGTGCCGGAGGTCGACCACGAGCTGATCGACGACAGCGACGCCGCCTCCCTCAAGGCGAAGATCCTCGACTCGGGAGCGACGATCCCGCAGCTCGTCGCCACCGCCTGGGCGTCGGCCGCGAGCTTCCGCGGCACCGACAAGCGCGGCGGCGCGAACGGTGCCCGCGTACGACTCGAGCCGCAGAAGAACTGGGAGGCCAACGAACCCGAGCAGCTCGCACAGGTGCTGCAGATCCTCGAGGGCATCCAGCAGGACTTCAACGGCTCGGGCGGCAACAAGAAGGTCTCCCTGGCGGACCTGATCGTGCTCGCCGGTAACGCCGCGGTCGAGAAGGCCGCCAAGGATGCGGGACACGACATCACGGTTCCGTTCTCCCCCGGCCGCACCGATGCGACGCAGGAGTGGACCGACGTCGAGTCGTTCGAGGTGCTCGAGCCGAAGCACGACGGTTTCCGCAACTACCTGCGCGGCGGCGAGAAGCTCCCGCCCGAGAAGTTGTTCCTCGAGCGCGCCAACCTGCTGACGCTGACCGCTCCCGAGACGACGGTGCTCGTCGGTGGCCTGCGTGCGCTCGGCGCGAACCACGGCGGCAGCAAGCACGGGGTCTTCACCGACCGCCCGCAGACCCTGACGAACGACTTCTTCGTCAATCTGCTCGACATGGGAACCGAGTGGAAGGTCTCGCAGAACCAGGAGGGCGTCTACGAGGGACGCGCCCGCGGCTCGGATCAGGTCAAGTACACCGCGACCGCCGTCGACCTCGTCTTCGGGCACAACTCGCAGCTGCGGGCGCTCGCCGAGGTCTACGCGACCGACGATGCCGGCCCGAAGTTCGTCCGCGACTTCGTCGCGGCCTGGACGAAGGTGATGAACCTGGACCGTTTCGATCTGAAGAAGTGA
- a CDS encoding Fur family transcriptional regulator has product MTRQRLAVLDAAHEHPHADADRIFEAVGAVVPGIGRHTVYDILHALSAHGLLRRIQPAGFHARYEVRVGDSHHHLVCRSCAAISDVDHTIGDSRCLSPVDDAGFDVDEADVVFWGLCRDCSTDEPRQQP; this is encoded by the coding sequence GTGACCCGACAGCGTCTGGCGGTGCTCGATGCGGCGCACGAGCACCCGCACGCCGATGCCGATCGCATCTTCGAAGCGGTCGGCGCCGTCGTTCCCGGCATCGGCCGGCACACCGTGTACGACATCCTCCACGCTCTCTCGGCACACGGCCTCCTCCGACGTATCCAGCCCGCAGGTTTCCACGCGCGGTACGAGGTGCGTGTCGGCGACAGTCATCACCACCTCGTCTGCCGGTCCTGCGCCGCGATCTCGGATGTCGACCACACCATCGGCGACTCGCGTTGCCTGTCGCCGGTGGACGACGCAGGTTTCGATGTCGACGAGGCGGACGTCGTCTTCTGGGGCCTGTGCCGCGACTGTTCGACAGACGAACCACGACAACAGCCCTGA
- the glnA gene encoding type I glutamate--ammonia ligase — MAFTTAEEVIKYIAEENVEYVDIRFTDLPGIEQHFSIPAKAFNEDVFEDGLAFDGSSVRGFQSIHESDMLLLPDVTTARIDPFRAAKTLNVSFFVHDPFTRESYSRDPRNVARKAEEYLVSTGIADTAFFGAEAEFYIFDSVSYDSKMNGAFYELDSISGSWNTGAEYNADGTPNRGYKVRPKGGYFPVAPYDHYVDLRDEISTNLQLAGFELERGHHEVGTGGQAEINYKFNTLLSAADDLQLFKYIVKNTAWKAGKTATFMPKPLFGDNGSGMHVHQSLWKDGKPLFHDESGYAGLSDLARWYIGGILHHAPSLLAFTNPTINSYHRLVPGYEAPINLVYSQRNRSAAVRIPITGNNPKAKRLEFRAPDSSGNPYLNFAAQMMAGLDGIKNKIEPLAPVDKDLYELPPEEAKNIPQAPTSLSAVIDNLERDHEYLTEGGVFTTDLIETWISLKREQEIAPVNLRPHPYEFQLYFDC; from the coding sequence GTGGCGTTCACCACGGCCGAAGAGGTCATCAAGTACATCGCGGAAGAGAACGTCGAGTACGTCGATATCCGCTTCACGGACCTGCCCGGCATCGAACAGCACTTCTCGATCCCGGCGAAGGCGTTCAACGAGGACGTCTTCGAGGACGGCCTGGCATTCGACGGATCCTCCGTGCGGGGCTTCCAGTCCATCCACGAGTCGGACATGCTCCTGCTCCCCGATGTGACGACCGCCCGCATCGACCCCTTCCGTGCCGCCAAGACCCTGAACGTCAGCTTCTTCGTCCACGATCCGTTCACCCGCGAGTCCTACAGCCGCGACCCCCGCAACGTCGCGCGTAAGGCCGAGGAGTACCTGGTCAGCACCGGCATCGCCGACACTGCCTTCTTCGGTGCCGAGGCCGAGTTCTACATCTTCGACTCCGTCTCCTACGACTCGAAGATGAACGGCGCGTTCTACGAGCTCGACTCGATCTCCGGCTCGTGGAACACCGGCGCCGAGTACAACGCCGACGGCACCCCGAACCGCGGCTACAAGGTCCGTCCGAAGGGTGGCTACTTCCCCGTCGCTCCGTACGACCACTACGTCGACCTGCGCGACGAGATCTCCACCAACCTGCAGCTCGCCGGCTTCGAGCTCGAGCGCGGCCACCACGAGGTGGGCACCGGCGGCCAGGCCGAGATCAACTACAAGTTCAACACGCTGCTCTCCGCGGCCGACGACCTGCAGCTGTTCAAGTACATCGTCAAGAACACGGCGTGGAAGGCCGGCAAGACCGCCACCTTCATGCCGAAGCCGCTCTTCGGCGACAACGGCTCGGGCATGCACGTGCACCAGTCGCTGTGGAAGGACGGCAAGCCGCTGTTCCACGACGAGTCCGGCTACGCGGGTCTGTCCGACCTCGCTCGCTGGTACATCGGCGGCATCCTGCACCACGCGCCGTCGCTGCTCGCCTTCACGAACCCGACGATCAACTCGTACCACCGCCTGGTGCCGGGCTACGAGGCTCCGATCAACCTCGTGTACAGCCAGCGCAACCGTTCGGCCGCCGTGCGTATCCCGATCACGGGCAACAACCCGAAGGCCAAGCGCCTCGAGTTCCGCGCTCCCGACTCCTCGGGTAACCCCTACCTGAACTTCGCAGCGCAGATGATGGCCGGCCTCGACGGCATCAAGAACAAGATCGAGCCGCTCGCGCCGGTCGACAAGGACCTCTACGAGCTCCCGCCGGAGGAGGCCAAGAACATTCCGCAGGCTCCCACCAGCCTGTCGGCCGTCATCGACAACCTCGAGCGCGACCACGAGTACCTCACCGAGGGCGGCGTCTTCACCACCGACCTCATCGAGACCTGGATCTCGCTCAAGCGCGAGCAGGAGATCGCTCCGGTCAACCTGCGTCCGCACCCCTACGAGTTCCAGCTGTACTTCGACTGCTGA